AAAACTTCTTTTGTCTTTTTTGAAAACAAAGAACAAGCCAATAATTCCTAATAGCAGAGGCAGCATATAGTAAACATTTCTGCTTTTATCATTTTTCATCCTTTGGGGCAAATCTGTTTGATCTCCAATCATCAATTTATCAATAAAATTAATTCCGGTAATAAATCTGCCTTTTAAAATTTGCCCGTGTGATTGAAAATTGTTTTGTCGCCCCGAAAAATTCCACATAAAATACCTGAAATACATATGTCCCAATTGGTAAGAAAAGAAAAATCTAATATTATTCCCAAACGTTGGTTTCTCTCCGGGAGTAACATTTCCCCATAATTGATATGCAGATATATGCAATTTATCTCTATTGTACATTCTGGGAAATAAAGTTTTGCCTTCAGAATCATAAATATATTCAGGATTAGTTTTTTCTGTCTTCATATATCTTCCCTCAAAAGGAATATATGTATATCTTGGTTTTGATATTACTTCTCCGTTTGAAGTTCTTTCAAAATCAGTATCATAATATTGTCCGTAAAGTAAAGGTCTTGATCCGTATTGCTCTCTGTTTAAATAAGATAATAAAGAAAAAACATTTTCGGGATTATTCTCATCCATCGGCGGATTTGCATTTGATCGAATCATAATTATTGAGAATGTAGAGTATCCTATAAGAATCACTGCAACCCCTGTAAAAATTGTATTCAATATTACCTTTTTCTTTTTTAAAGAATAATAAATTCCGTATATTAATCCGCCAACAGTTAATATGATAAATGCAAATAAACCGCTGTTATATCCAAGCCCGAATCCGTTTACAAACATTAATTCAAACTTTGAAGCAAATAAGACATATCCTTGAATAATTCCGTACATTAGGAATGCTACCAAAACAACCGATAATAATGATGCGTAAAAAATTCCTTTATCGGTTACTTTATATTTTTTGAAATAATAAACAAAAACAATTGCCGGAATTGCTAACAAGTTCAACAGATGAACACCAATAGACAATCCCATCATATACGCAATAAAGATTAACCAACGATTAGAGTGTTTTTCATCCGAAATTGATTCCCACTTTAATATTGACCAAAAAACAACAGCTGTAAATAAGGATGAGTTTGCATAAACTTCAGCCTCAACAGCAGAAAACCAAAAGGTGTCGGAAAAAGTATAAGCCATTGCCCCTGCAAAACCGCTTGCCATTATCGCAATTGTGCTTGAAACGGATATTTTATTATTTTTAACAATTAATTTTTTTGCAAAATATGTTACAGTCCAAAATAAAAACAGAATTGTAAATGCTGAAGACAAAACTGATACATAATTGTTCATTAATGCAACTTCATTTATCGTAGGAGCAAACAGAGAAAAGAATCTCCCCAATAACATAAACAAGGGCGCTCCGGGAGGATGCCCTACTTCTAATTTATATGAAGATGCCGTAAATTCTCCGCAATCCCACAAGCTTACAGTTGGCTCTACTGTCAGAAAATAAGTAATCAGAGCTGTAAAAAAAATAACCCAAGCCGTTATATTATTATAAAATTTATATTTCTTCAAGGTCATTTGAAACATTTTTTAGAATTATTAAGGAAAGGCAAATATAGTGATTATTTTCCGGCTCTCTTAAGAACAACCAAAATTGTGTGGATTAGTATTTTAAAATCTAAATAAAGAGACATATTTTCAATGTAGAAGATATCATAGTTTAAACGCTCAATCATTTCTTTAACATTTTCTGCATAGCCGAATTTCACCTGTCCCCATGATGTTATTCCCGGTTTCACTTTTAACAGATTCATATAATGAGGAGCTTTCTGCGTGATTTTATCAATATAAAATTGTCTTTCAGGTCTTGGTCCGACTAACGACATATTACCTTGCAAAACATTAAAAAATTGAGGCGTTTCATCTAATCGTGTTCGTCTCATAAATTTACCGAAATAAGTTATTCTCTTATCATTTTCAGATGATAATTGCGGGCCGTTTTTTTCTGCATCAATATACATCGACCTGAATTTGTATATTATAAAAGGCTTTTCATCAAGGCCTATTCTTTCTTGTTTAAACAATATCGGACCTTTTGAAGAAAATTTTATTCCAATTGAAATAAATAAATATACCGGTGTTAATAAAATAACAGCTGTTATTGAAGCTATAACATCAACAATCCTTTTGGCACTTTCTTGCCAAGCCGGCATTAATTCATGAGAAATAATAATCAAAGGTGCTCCCAAGAAACTTGACATCCTGACTTTTCCGGTCAAGATATCGAACAAACCGGGTATAACCTTTGTGATAACATCAACTCTTTGAAGTTTTTTTAGTATTTTCTCAATTTCTTTATGTTCTGAAGACTCTATAGCAATAATTACTTCTTCAATTTTATGTGATTTTATAGTGTCAACAAGATTATCGTAACTTCCGAGATGATCTAAATATTTATTTAAAATAGGATCTTTCTTATTGTTAATGTTGATAAAACCTATAAAATTATATCCGTACTTTTCCTCCTGCAAAGTAAGTTTTTTATAAAGGTTTAAAGCTTTTCCGTTACTGCCTATCAATAATGTATTAAAACCAATCTTACCTTTTTCAATATTATTTTTTGTGATACTTGTAATCGTTAATCGCGGTATATAAGTAAGGATAAAATGTAATATAAATAAAGTTCCTGAAGATGAATAATAATCTTTGTATGAAAAAACAACATCATCTAATATTAAAACAAAAAAGATAATGATAACTCCAATTAGAGAGGTAATAAAGGTTTGTCCGATTTCTTGTAATCTTGATTTTCGATAAACAGATCTGTAATAACCGAAAGAAGAATAAATCATTAACCAAAAAAGAGGAAGTCCTAACAATGCAATGAAAAAACTCAAATTATATTCAACTGCAATATTATAACCATAATTTGCAGATTCAATATACTCTTTTCTGAAAAGATAAAATAAAAACCAAGCTCCGGCTGCACTTACATAATCTGAAACGATATATTTTATTGTTTGAAGTTTCCTGTTCATTAAAACTCAAAAATTATGTAAGTTTGAAGAAAAAAATCAGCGTTAAAAATATAGCTGTATAAATAATATAAACGCAAAATAACAATATTGATTGTGAAAAAAAAACAATTTCTTTTTAAAATTTTCAAAAAAAAAAAAAATACTAACTTTGCAATAAAAAGAATTAACACAAATGCTTGACTCATACAAACATAAAGGATTAAGGAAAAGATTAATCGACGGTATAAAAAGAAAGGGTATAACAAATGAAAATGTTTTAAATGCTGTAATGAAAGTTCCTCGCCATTTTTTTATGGCCAAGGGTTTTGAAGAACGAGCATATCAAGATAATGCATTCCCGATTGCTGCTGATCAAACCATTTCACAGCCTTATACTGTTGCTGTTCAAACATCTTTACTTGATGTTCAAAAAGGTGAAAAGGTATTGGAAATCGGAACGGGTTCAGGTTATCAAGCTGCCGTATTGCTTGAATTGGGAGCAAATTTATTTACAATTGAAAGGCAAAGAGAACTTTATAAATCTTCACAATTATTATTAAAAAAATTAGGCTATTTTCCCTTTTCATATTTTGGTGACGGTTACAAAGGTTTACCTACATATGCTCCTTTCAATAAAATTCTTATTACTGCCGGAGCCCCGGAAATTCCTCAAGAATTGTTGAAACAACTTAAAATCGGCGGAATACTGGTTGCACCTATTGGTTCGAGTGGTTCTCAAGATATGTTAAAAGTAACAAAGATTTCTGAAACTGAATTTAAAGAAGAAAGTTTCGGGAAATTTGTTTTTGTGCCGATGTTGAAAGGAAAGAATTAAATATTTTTTCTTACAGTAATAAGTGCAGTCTAAAAAGGTGCAAAGCAATGTAAAAAAAATGTTTAAACAAAGAGTCCACTCCGAAAATGAAATTTTCGGAAATTAGAGATAATTTAATAAAGCGTAACAGCTTGATATATAGCATTTTAAAATTTAATAAAATTCGTGCATTCGTGGCTTTTATACTTTTCGGAGTGGACTCAACAAATTAACATCAAATAATGCTGCATAACATTTATTAATCTTGGTATTTAAATTTATTATTTATATAATTGTGCGATTTTTTTCGATACTGTTATATCCAAAAAAACATTATTGTTTTTACAATAAATCAATGTAACAATTTAACAATGTCTGCCGTCAGGCAGGAAACAATGAAGCAATGCAACAATGAAACAATGCAACAATGCAACAATGAAGCAATGCAACAATGCAACAATGAAGCAATGCAACAATGAATCAATGTAACCATAAAGCAATTTAACAATGTAAATATGAATAAATCAAAAATTAAAAAAATAATTTTCGCCTTAAGCCTGATATTTATAGGCAGCAATGTTTATTCCCAAGACTTTGTTTACGATTGGGTGAGAAGTGCCGGCGGCGAACGTTGGGATTTAGCAAATGATATTGTAATTGATGATGACAAAAACGTCTATATGGCAGGCGGATTTGAACAAACTGCCTTTTTCGGAAGCGATTCATTAGTTTCGGCAGGGGAAAGAGATGTGTTTATTGCAAAATACGACAGCCTCGGAACCCTTGTTTGGCTGAAAAGTGCAGGAGGCAAAAAGTACGATAATGTAATTGACATGGAAATTGACAGTGAAAATAATCTTTTGCTTACCGGAAATTTTCAAGATACATCTTATTTTGAGGGGCAAGAAATTGTTGCCCAAGGATATATGAATAATTTTATTGCAAAATATACTTCCAACGGTAATCTTATTCAATTAAAAAGTATTAATGTTGATTCAAGGGCTAATAAACTTTTTATTACACTAACAAACAACAACGATTTTTTCCTTTCGGGAACTTATTATGAACAAATGAGTATTGATTATGATACAATAAATGCCGAAGGAAAAACCAATATGTTTATTGCTCGTTTCAGCAATGATTTTATAAGCATTTCCTTAATGAATATAAGCGGATTTGCCGATAATATTTTAAAAGACATTAAATATTTTGACGACCGGTTTTTCATTATTTGTGAATTTACCGACAGCATTGAAATAAATAATTACAAATATTGGTCTTACGGAAGTACTGATGCATTGATGCTGAAAGCCGATACAGCGGGTAATATTCTTAATGTAAAACATTTTGCGGGCTTTGGGAAAGACAATGCAAGTTCATTGATTATTGATGCAGACTCAAGTATTTATATAAGTGCCGAATTTGAATCTAAATTATATTTCGATGAAGATTCGTTGATTTCCGAAGGCGGAAAAGATTTGTTGCTTATGAAAACCGATAAAGATTTTAATACAATATGGTACAGGCAAATAGGCAGCACAACCGATGAATATGCAAATACGCTGCTGAAAAATACGGTAAATGCCGTGTATTTAACAGGAAGTTTTATAGATTCTTTGGCAATTGAAAACAGAAGCATAGTATCGGAAGACATGACTGCCGATATGTTTATGGCAAAATTTATGCCCGACGGCGAAAATATCGGTTTAAAACAAGCCGGAGGCAGCGGAAACGAATACAACAATGTTGTGGTAAACGACCCTGATAATTACCTGTATATTATAGGAAACTTTTCCTACAACTTTGCTTTTGAAACCGACAGCATAAGTTCCGATTCTATTTTTGAAGCAAATAAAGAAGATATTTTTATTGCACGTTTTTACGATTGCGATTATGCACGTTATCCCGAAATAGGAAACGACACAACATATTGCGGATACGGAACATTGGAAGTTTTAAATCCTGAAAGCACCGGCGGCGGTATTTTCGGAAGATACAATAATTATTATTGGAATAACGGACAAAGCGGAAAACAAATAATTGTGTATGATTCAGGGTATTACAGCGTTACCACTATTGACAATCATAAATGTTTGGTAAAGAGCGACAGTATTTTTATTGCCGTTTATCCCGAAGCCCAACCCGATCTCGGAGCAGATATAGAAGCAATACCGGGCGAAATAATTGAACTTTTCGGAGGATATTTTGAAGAATATTTTTGGAGCAATGATTCTGTAACAGAAAGTATTTTTATAAGCACCGATACACTGCCGGAATATACAAATTATATAAGTTTAACAGCAACAAACGAATACGATTGCACGGCAGAAGACGAAGTAATTATTTATGTTGAAGGAGCAAGTAACAGCCCCGGAGGCGGAAATCAAAATACAGGAACTTATAATAATAATGAAGACGGCGGAGAAAACCATGATTCAGAATCCGTCAGACCGTTCCAAACGGTCAGACGGGTATTCGGTACGCAAACGGATCATCAGATTGACAATGAAACAATAAAGACATTTGCGGGAATTGGGGGCAAAAACATTATACAAATATCATCATTAGTATATCCCAACCCAAACCGAGGACATTTCTTTATAAACATAAGCAAGATAAACGAAGAAATTCAAAATATAAGAATATACACAGCCGAAGGCCGCAGAGTATATGAAGAAAATAATATATCATCCGACCGATTTGAAATAAACTTAAAATCAAAAGGAGCGCATTATATAATTGCAGAAACATTAAATAATTTATTTTTTGAGAAAATTATAATTGAATAAAGATGAAAAAATATCTAATAATATTAATATTAATAATATCTGTATCAAATCTCTCGGCACAGTATCCGGCAGGTGCTGAATTTCCGAATATGCCCGTGAGTACAGGAAATAAACAAAATGCCGTTAATCTTAATACAGGTGCAGTAAGTCAGACAATTCCGATATGGCAAGCAAGCCAAGACGGTTTGAATATTCCTGTATATCTTTCATATAACTCGAACGGCATAAAAGTTTCAGAAACAGGAGGAGCTGTAGGATTTGGATGGAGCATGACAGTAGGAGGTTCAATAAGTGTTGAACAAAGAGGATTGTATGATTTAAAAAACAGCGGTAATCCGATGGAAGGAAGCGGTTTTAGACAATCCGGATATTTAGTGGAAGGAAATCCGCAAACTTTTTTAGAGTTTTTGATGAATTCCGCACACCTTAACTTAAACGAAGAATATTCAGATACTGAACCGGATATATTCTATTATAATTTCCCGGGAGCTTCAGGCAAATTTGTATTTAATAATGAAGGAGAATTAGTTTCTCTTACAGATAAAAGCCTTATTATTGAATGTTATCCTACGGAAGACGGACCGCTTAATGATGAGATATCAATTATTAACAGCTACGGCATTAAGTACAGTTTCAGATGTACAGGGTATTCGGGATATAGTGACGGCGATCCGAGTTCACCCTATTTTGCTTTATATAAAGCCGAAAACTTAAATACCGGAAATTTCATAGAAATTAACTTTTCCGAAGAAGAAAAGTCATACAGCAAAAGTTTAAGCACAAACAGAATGTTTCATTACAGTTGTGACGAAGTTTCCGACCATTACGAATATACAGAAGACGCGGTATCATACAACACTCTTTATCCGGTTGATTCAATAGTTACGAATATTTCAAAAATTGAGTTTAATTACAAGCCAAACTCGTACAAAATAATTGATAATATAACAATATCTCTGATACAGAATAATGAATATAAAGTTTTTAAAAAAATCAGTTTTAACTGTTCCGGTGATTTTTTGAATAAACTCACAACAGTATATAATAAAAATTTTAATACAAACAATACAAATGTTATTTGGATAAAAAAAGACAATGATTACAGTTTTGAATATCGCGGCGGATCCGGTAACGGACATGATTTTTGGGGCTATTGTAACGGAAAAGTAAATTATTTGGACACTATGTCATCTTTTGAACCGGATGTATCAAAAATCAGGCAACTAAAAAAAATTACTTATCCCATGGGTAACAGTATTGAATATGAATTTGAACTAAATAGTTTTGGGGCGGGTTTAAGAGTAAGTAAAATAATAGAACAAGATGAACTTACTGTTATAATTAATAAAGGAATACCTATACCTCCTATACCTCCTATACCTGATAGCGAAACTTTTGTTACAGAGTATGAATATGAAGGCTGTAAATTATCAACTCCGGCTATTTTATCGAATCATTTCAGTTTTATTGTTGAAGCCGGCGACGAAACAACAACCGGGTATTTTGATGCAAGTTCTTCATCTTACTTTTCTCTCGGCGGTTCCTATGTTCAATATTCAAAAGTTATTGAATATAAAGGAGGAAAACAAGAAGAACCAAACAATGACAAAGGTAAAAACGGCAAAATAGAATATACCTTTAAAAATGAAAACTCGTATGAATATAATATATCTGAATATCCTGATATAAAAGATATATTTCCTGACCCGGGAAGTACAAGCCACCCTGAAGTTTATGAAAAATGGGACAATGACAGATACAGAAGGTTTGAATATAATTTCCCCTATGATTTATGGTATGATAAATCAGACATAAACGGATTACTTGAGAAAACCGTTGTTTTTGATAATCAAAACAATAAATTGTCTGAAACTGATAATATATATAGTATTATCGAAAGTCCGGTATCTGTAGGTTTAAAATTGTATGATTATTACCCTGCTACAGCATGTTATCAATATTTATACGGAGCAGATGAGTCTTTTCATTATTACGGAATAGCATTTTATAAAATTTTAGAATTTAAAACTAAATTAATCCGAACAGAAAACAGAGTCTATAAAAAAGATGATGAAAATATCTTTACCGAAAATATCACAACTTTTGATTATGCGGAAGATACCTACGGTAATTTAATAATAAATTCACCGGTAAGCAAAGAAATTACATTGAGTTCAGGCGAAAAATTAAAAACAGATTATTCACACC
This DNA window, taken from Bacteroidales bacterium, encodes the following:
- a CDS encoding sugar transferase; the encoded protein is MNRKLQTIKYIVSDYVSAAGAWFLFYLFRKEYIESANYGYNIAVEYNLSFFIALLGLPLFWLMIYSSFGYYRSVYRKSRLQEIGQTFITSLIGVIIIFFVLILDDVVFSYKDYYSSSGTLFILHFILTYIPRLTITSITKNNIEKGKIGFNTLLIGSNGKALNLYKKLTLQEEKYGYNFIGFININNKKDPILNKYLDHLGSYDNLVDTIKSHKIEEVIIAIESSEHKEIEKILKKLQRVDVITKVIPGLFDILTGKVRMSSFLGAPLIIISHELMPAWQESAKRIVDVIASITAVILLTPVYLFISIGIKFSSKGPILFKQERIGLDEKPFIIYKFRSMYIDAEKNGPQLSSENDKRITYFGKFMRRTRLDETPQFFNVLQGNMSLVGPRPERQFYIDKITQKAPHYMNLLKVKPGITSWGQVKFGYAENVKEMIERLNYDIFYIENMSLYLDFKILIHTILVVLKRAGK
- a CDS encoding protein-L-isoaspartate(D-aspartate) O-methyltransferase — protein: MLDSYKHKGLRKRLIDGIKRKGITNENVLNAVMKVPRHFFMAKGFEERAYQDNAFPIAADQTISQPYTVAVQTSLLDVQKGEKVLEIGTGSGYQAAVLLELGANLFTIERQRELYKSSQLLLKKLGYFPFSYFGDGYKGLPTYAPFNKILITAGAPEIPQELLKQLKIGGILVAPIGSSGSQDMLKVTKISETEFKEESFGKFVFVPMLKGKN
- a CDS encoding T9SS type A sorting domain-containing protein, which encodes MNKSKIKKIIFALSLIFIGSNVYSQDFVYDWVRSAGGERWDLANDIVIDDDKNVYMAGGFEQTAFFGSDSLVSAGERDVFIAKYDSLGTLVWLKSAGGKKYDNVIDMEIDSENNLLLTGNFQDTSYFEGQEIVAQGYMNNFIAKYTSNGNLIQLKSINVDSRANKLFITLTNNNDFFLSGTYYEQMSIDYDTINAEGKTNMFIARFSNDFISISLMNISGFADNILKDIKYFDDRFFIICEFTDSIEINNYKYWSYGSTDALMLKADTAGNILNVKHFAGFGKDNASSLIIDADSSIYISAEFESKLYFDEDSLISEGGKDLLLMKTDKDFNTIWYRQIGSTTDEYANTLLKNTVNAVYLTGSFIDSLAIENRSIVSEDMTADMFMAKFMPDGENIGLKQAGGSGNEYNNVVVNDPDNYLYIIGNFSYNFAFETDSISSDSIFEANKEDIFIARFYDCDYARYPEIGNDTTYCGYGTLEVLNPESTGGGIFGRYNNYYWNNGQSGKQIIVYDSGYYSVTTIDNHKCLVKSDSIFIAVYPEAQPDLGADIEAIPGEIIELFGGYFEEYFWSNDSVTESIFISTDTLPEYTNYISLTATNEYDCTAEDEVIIYVEGASNSPGGGNQNTGTYNNNEDGGENHDSESVRPFQTVRRVFGTQTDHQIDNETIKTFAGIGGKNIIQISSLVYPNPNRGHFFINISKINEEIQNIRIYTAEGRRVYEENNISSDRFEINLKSKGAHYIIAETLNNLFFEKIIIE